A window of the Radiobacillus deserti genome harbors these coding sequences:
- the tuf gene encoding elongation factor Tu, protein MGKAKFDRSKDHVNIGTIGHVDHGKTTLTAAITTVLFNKFGIGEARAYDQIDGAPEERERGITISTAHVEYETETRHYAHVDCPGHADYVKNMITGAAQMDGAILVVSAADGPMPQTREHILLSRQVGVPAIVVFLNKCDMVDDEELLELVEMEVRDLLSEYDFPGDDVPVIKGSALKALEGEEKYVNAIYELMDAVDEYIPRPDRDTEKPFMMPVEDVFSITGRGTVATGRVERGVVKVGDEVDIIGLAEEASKTTVTGVEMFRKLLDYAEAGDNIGALLRGVAREDINRGQVLAKPGTITPHTKFQAEVYVLSKEEGGRHTPFFTNYRPQFYFRTTDVTGVIHLPEGVEMVMPGDNVEMTVELISPIAIEDGTKFSIREGGRTVGAGVVASITE, encoded by the coding sequence ATGGGTAAAGCAAAATTTGATCGTTCCAAAGATCACGTTAACATTGGAACTATTGGTCACGTTGACCACGGTAAAACAACTTTAACAGCTGCAATAACTACAGTACTATTCAACAAATTCGGTATCGGTGAAGCTCGTGCATACGATCAAATCGATGGTGCTCCAGAAGAGCGTGAGCGTGGAATCACAATTTCAACTGCGCACGTTGAGTATGAAACTGAAACTCGTCACTATGCACACGTTGACTGCCCAGGTCACGCTGACTATGTTAAAAACATGATCACTGGTGCTGCACAAATGGACGGAGCTATCCTTGTAGTATCTGCTGCTGATGGTCCAATGCCACAAACTCGTGAGCACATTCTACTTTCTCGTCAAGTAGGTGTACCTGCGATTGTAGTATTCTTAAACAAATGTGACATGGTAGACGACGAAGAACTTCTTGAACTAGTAGAAATGGAAGTTCGTGACCTTCTTTCTGAGTATGACTTCCCTGGTGATGATGTACCAGTAATCAAAGGTTCTGCTCTTAAAGCGCTTGAAGGCGAAGAAAAATACGTTAACGCAATCTATGAACTAATGGATGCGGTTGATGAGTATATTCCAAGACCTGACCGTGACACTGAAAAACCTTTCATGATGCCAGTTGAGGATGTATTCTCAATCACTGGTCGTGGTACTGTTGCTACTGGACGTGTTGAGCGTGGAGTAGTAAAAGTAGGGGATGAAGTAGATATCATCGGTCTTGCTGAAGAAGCTTCTAAAACAACTGTAACTGGTGTTGAAATGTTCCGTAAGCTTCTTGACTATGCAGAAGCTGGAGACAACATTGGTGCACTTCTTCGTGGGGTTGCTCGTGAAGATATCAACCGTGGTCAAGTACTAGCTAAACCTGGTACAATCACTCCACATACAAAGTTCCAAGCTGAGGTTTACGTACTATCTAAAGAAGAGGGTGGACGTCATACTCCATTCTTCACTAACTACCGTCCTCAGTTCTACTTCCGTACAACGGACGTAACTGGTGTTATCCACCTTCCAGAAGGTGTTGAAATGGTAATGCCTGGTGACAACGTAGAAATGACAGTGGAACTTATTTCTCCAATCGCAATCGAAGATGGAACTAAGTTCTCTATCCGTGAAGGTGGCCGTACAGTAGGCGCTGGCGTTGTTGCTTCTATCACTGAGTAA
- the rpsQ gene encoding 30S ribosomal protein S17 has protein sequence MSERNNRKVYTGRVVSDKMDKTITVMVETYKFHKLYGKRVKYSKKFKAHDENNQAKTGDIVRIMETRPLSATKRFRLVEVVEEAVII, from the coding sequence ATGAGTGAACGTAATAACCGTAAAGTCTACACAGGTCGTGTAGTCTCTGACAAAATGGATAAGACCATTACAGTAATGGTTGAGACATATAAGTTCCATAAGCTGTATGGAAAACGTGTTAAGTACTCTAAGAAATTCAAAGCACATGACGAAAACAACCAGGCTAAAACTGGAGATATCGTGCGTATCATGGAAACTCGTCCACTTTCAGCTACAAAACGTTTCCGTTTAGTTGAAGTTGTCGAAGAAGCCGTAATTATTTAA
- the rplD gene encoding 50S ribosomal protein L4: MPKVALYNQTGSQVGDVELNDAVFGIEPNEHVLHEAVLMQRASLRQGTHDVKNRSEVRGGGRKPWRQKGTGRARQGSIRSPQWVGGGTVFGPTPRSYSYKLPKKVRRLALKSALSSKVNEESLFVLDNLSIEAPKTKEVKAILAGLNVDSKALIVTLEKDEVVARSANNLPGVKVLTVSEVNVLDLLTHDKLILTKEAAEKAGEVLA; this comes from the coding sequence ATGCCTAAAGTAGCACTATATAATCAAACTGGATCTCAAGTTGGCGATGTGGAATTAAATGATGCTGTATTTGGAATTGAACCAAATGAGCATGTATTACACGAAGCAGTCCTTATGCAACGCGCTTCTTTACGCCAAGGAACTCACGATGTAAAAAATCGTTCTGAAGTTCGTGGTGGTGGACGTAAACCGTGGCGTCAAAAAGGTACTGGTCGTGCTCGTCAAGGTTCTATCCGTTCTCCACAATGGGTTGGTGGTGGAACAGTATTCGGACCAACTCCACGTAGCTACAGCTATAAACTACCGAAAAAGGTTCGTAGATTGGCATTAAAATCTGCGCTATCTTCTAAGGTGAATGAAGAAAGCTTGTTCGTACTCGACAATCTTTCAATCGAAGCTCCAAAAACAAAAGAAGTAAAAGCTATCTTAGCTGGTTTAAATGTAGATAGCAAAGCTTTAATTGTTACACTTGAAAAAGATGAAGTAGTTGCGCGTTCTGCTAACAACTTACCTGGAGTGAAAGTACTAACTGTAAGTGAAGTAAATGTTTTAGATTTGCTTACGCATGACAAGCTGATCTTGACGAAAGAGGCAGCTGAAAAAGCAGGGGAGGTGCTTGCATAA
- the rpsL gene encoding 30S ribosomal protein S12, which yields MPTINQLVRKGRVSKGKKSDSPALNKGYNSFKKSLTNQSSPQKRGVCTRVGTLTPKKPNSALRKYARVRLTNGIEVTAYIPGIGHNLQEHSVVLIRGGRVKDLPGVRYHIVRGALDTAGVDGRMQGRSKYGTKKPKK from the coding sequence ATGCCTACAATTAATCAACTTGTACGTAAAGGTCGTGTGAGCAAAGGTAAAAAATCTGACTCACCTGCACTTAACAAAGGCTACAACAGCTTCAAAAAGTCTTTGACAAACCAATCTTCTCCTCAAAAACGTGGAGTATGTACTCGTGTTGGTACTCTAACACCAAAGAAACCGAACTCTGCACTTCGTAAATATGCTCGTGTGCGTTTGACTAACGGAATTGAGGTTACTGCTTACATTCCTGGTATTGGTCACAACCTACAAGAGCACAGTGTTGTTCTAATCCGTGGTGGACGTGTTAAGGATTTACCAGGGGTGCGTTATCACATCGTTCGTGGAGCGTTAGATACTGCTGGTGTAGATGGCCGTATGCAAGGACGTTCTAAATACGGAACTAAGAAACCTAAAAAATAA
- the rplP gene encoding 50S ribosomal protein L16 yields MLMPKRVKHRKQHRGRMKGQAKGGTTVAFGEYGLQALEASWITSRQIESARIAMTRYMKRGGKVWIKIFPDKPYTAKPLEVRMGSGKGAPEGWVAVVKPGKIMFEIAGVSEEVAREALRLASHKLPVKTKFVKREEIGGEINEG; encoded by the coding sequence ATGTTAATGCCTAAACGTGTAAAACATCGTAAACAACACCGTGGTCGTATGAAAGGTCAAGCAAAAGGTGGAACAACTGTAGCATTTGGTGAATATGGACTACAAGCTCTTGAAGCTTCTTGGATTACTAGCCGTCAAATCGAGTCTGCTCGTATCGCGATGACTCGTTACATGAAACGTGGTGGTAAAGTTTGGATCAAAATCTTCCCAGACAAACCATACACTGCGAAACCTCTAGAAGTACGTATGGGTTCCGGTAAAGGGGCTCCAGAAGGCTGGGTAGCAGTAGTAAAACCAGGAAAGATTATGTTTGAAATCGCAGGTGTTTCTGAAGAGGTAGCACGTGAAGCGTTACGTCTTGCTTCTCATAAATTGCCTGTTAAAACGAAATTTGTAAAACGCGAAGAAATTGGTGGTGAAATCAATGAAGGCTAA
- the rplC gene encoding 50S ribosomal protein L3, which yields MTKGILGRKIGMTQLFNEAGELVPVTVIQAEPNVVLQLKTVESDGYEAVQVGFADQKANNANKPAKGHAEKANTTPKRFIREFRDANLEDYTVGQEIGVDVFQAGDIVDVTGTSKGKGFQGAIKRHNQSRGPMSHGSRYHRRPGSMGVIDPMHVFKGKKLPGQMGGGTITIQNLEVVKVDTERNLLLVKGNVPGAKKSYVQITSAVKAN from the coding sequence ATGACGAAAGGAATCTTAGGGAGAAAGATCGGCATGACTCAACTTTTCAATGAAGCTGGCGAGCTAGTTCCTGTTACTGTAATTCAAGCTGAGCCTAACGTTGTACTTCAACTTAAAACAGTTGAGAGTGACGGTTATGAAGCAGTTCAAGTAGGATTTGCTGATCAAAAAGCAAATAATGCAAACAAACCTGCTAAAGGTCATGCTGAAAAAGCGAACACAACGCCTAAGCGCTTCATTCGTGAATTCCGTGACGCTAATCTTGAAGACTACACAGTAGGTCAAGAAATTGGCGTAGACGTATTTCAAGCTGGAGATATCGTAGATGTAACTGGTACTTCTAAAGGGAAAGGTTTCCAAGGTGCGATCAAGAGACATAACCAATCTCGTGGACCAATGTCTCACGGTTCTCGTTACCATAGAAGACCAGGTTCAATGGGTGTAATTGACCCTATGCACGTGTTCAAAGGTAAAAAACTACCAGGACAAATGGGTGGAGGAACAATCACGATCCAAAACCTTGAAGTAGTAAAAGTAGATACAGAGCGTAACTTACTTTTAGTAAAAGGCAATGTACCTGGTGCGAAAAAATCTTATGTTCAAATTACCAGTGCGGTAAAGGCTAACTAA
- the rplN gene encoding 50S ribosomal protein L14 — protein sequence MIQQETRLKVADNSGAREVLTIKVLGGSGRKTANIGDVIVCTVKQATPGGVVKKGDVVKAVIVRTKSGVRRKDGSYIKFDENAAVIIRDDKSPRGTRIFGPVARELRDAKFMKIVSLAPEVL from the coding sequence ATGATTCAACAAGAGACTCGTTTGAAAGTAGCAGACAACTCAGGTGCACGTGAAGTACTTACAATTAAAGTACTAGGTGGATCTGGTCGCAAAACTGCAAACATTGGTGATGTTATCGTGTGTACGGTGAAACAAGCAACACCAGGGGGCGTTGTCAAAAAAGGTGATGTAGTTAAAGCTGTAATTGTTCGAACAAAGAGTGGAGTTCGTCGTAAAGACGGTTCTTATATCAAATTTGATGAGAACGCAGCAGTAATCATTCGTGATGACAAAAGTCCAAGAGGAACTCGTATCTTTGGACCGGTAGCACGTGAACTACGTGATGCTAAATTCATGAAGATCGTATCTCTAGCACCAGAAGTACTATAA
- the rplB gene encoding 50S ribosomal protein L2 produces the protein MAIKKYKPTSNGRRGMSVSDFAEITTDKPEKSLLAPLHKRGGRNNQGKLTVRHQGGGHKRQYRIIDFKRDKDGIPGRVATIEYDPNRTANIALINYVDGEKRYILAPKGLKVGDEILSGEGADIKVGHTLELQKIPVGTVIHNIELKPGRGGQLVRSAGSQAQILGREDKYVLVRLTSGEVRLILGTCRATVGQVGNLEHELINVGKAGRSRWKGIRPTVRGSVMNPNDHPHGGGEGRAPIGRKSPMSPWGKPTLGYKTRKRNKPTDKFIVRKRKK, from the coding sequence ATGGCGATTAAAAAATACAAACCAACCTCTAATGGTCGACGTGGTATGTCAGTTTCTGATTTCGCTGAAATCACTACTGATAAACCAGAAAAATCCTTGCTTGCTCCACTTCACAAACGTGGTGGTCGTAACAACCAAGGTAAGTTAACAGTTCGTCATCAGGGCGGCGGTCACAAACGTCAATATCGTATTATTGATTTCAAACGCGATAAAGATGGAATACCTGGACGCGTTGCTACTATTGAGTACGATCCAAACCGTACTGCTAATATTGCGTTAATTAACTATGTTGATGGTGAAAAACGTTATATTCTAGCTCCAAAAGGACTTAAAGTAGGAGACGAGATACTTTCTGGAGAGGGCGCTGACATCAAAGTTGGGCACACTTTAGAGCTTCAAAAAATTCCAGTAGGTACTGTTATCCACAACATCGAGTTAAAACCAGGTCGCGGAGGACAATTAGTTCGTTCTGCTGGTTCACAAGCTCAAATCCTTGGACGTGAAGATAAATATGTACTTGTAAGACTAACTTCTGGAGAAGTTCGTTTAATCCTAGGTACTTGCCGTGCAACGGTTGGTCAAGTAGGTAACTTAGAACACGAACTAATCAACGTTGGTAAAGCTGGACGTTCTCGCTGGAAAGGTATTCGTCCAACTGTACGTGGTTCTGTAATGAACCCGAACGATCACCCACACGGTGGTGGTGAAGGACGTGCGCCAATCGGACGTAAGTCACCAATGTCTCCATGGGGTAAACCAACTCTTGGGTACAAAACTCGTAAACGTAACAAACCAACTGATAAGTTTATCGTACGTAAACGTAAAAAATAA
- the rpsS gene encoding 30S ribosomal protein S19 has protein sequence MGRSLKKGPFVDDHLMKKVEQLDTDNKKQVIKTWSRRSTIFPNFVGHTIAVYDGRKHVPVYVTEDMVGHKLGEFAPTRTYKGHAGDDKKTKR, from the coding sequence ATGGGTCGTAGCTTAAAAAAGGGACCTTTCGTGGATGACCATTTAATGAAAAAAGTAGAACAACTTGACACTGATAACAAAAAACAAGTGATTAAAACGTGGTCTCGTCGTTCTACCATTTTCCCTAATTTCGTTGGCCACACTATCGCTGTTTATGATGGTCGTAAACACGTACCTGTATATGTAACAGAGGATATGGTAGGGCACAAATTAGGTGAATTCGCACCAACACGTACCTATAAAGGTCACGCTGGTGATGACAAGAAAACAAAACGTTAA
- the fusA gene encoding elongation factor G, producing the protein MPREFSLEKTRNIGIMAHIDAGKTTATERILFYTGRIHKIGETHEGASQMDWMEQEQERGITITSAATTAQWKGHRINIIDTPGHVDFTVEVERSLRVLDGSVAVLDAQSGVEPQTETVWRQATTYGVPRIVFVNKMDKIGADFLYSVKTLGDRLGANAHPVQLPIGAEDDFEGIIDLITMEAFYYLDDLGTRAEARPIPDDMKAQAEEYRTKLIEAVAELDEELMMRYLEGEEFSNDELKAAVRKATLSVEFYPVFCGSAFKNKGVQLLIDGVVDYLPAPTDVPPIEGIVPQTEEKVVRKASDDEPFSALAFKVATDPFVGKLTFFRVYSGTLQSGSYVKNSTKDKRERVGRILQMHANSREEIAEVYAGDIAGAVGLKDTGTGDTLCDEKNLVILESMEFPEPVISVAIEPKSKADQDKMAVALGKLAEEDPTFKTETNPETGQTIISGMGELHLDIIVDRMKREFKVEANVGAPQVSYRETFRASADVEGKFVRQSGGRGQYGHVWIKFEPNEEGAGFEFENKTVGGSVPREYIGSVEAGVKEAMENGVLAGYPLVDIKATLFDGSYHDVDSNETAFKVAASMALKAAKNKCNPVLLEPMMKVEVVIPEEYMGDIMGDVTSRRGRVEGMEARGAAQVVKAFVPLAEMFGYATALRSNTQGRGTYTMHFDHYEEVPKSIGEEIIKKNAGE; encoded by the coding sequence ATGCCTAGAGAGTTCTCCTTGGAAAAGACTCGTAATATCGGTATAATGGCGCACATTGATGCGGGTAAAACAACAGCAACCGAGCGTATTCTTTTCTATACAGGACGTATCCATAAAATTGGAGAAACACACGAAGGTGCTTCTCAAATGGACTGGATGGAGCAAGAGCAAGAACGTGGTATCACGATCACATCTGCTGCAACAACTGCGCAATGGAAAGGTCACCGTATTAACATCATTGATACACCAGGACACGTGGACTTCACAGTAGAAGTTGAACGTTCATTACGTGTACTTGACGGTTCCGTAGCAGTATTAGATGCACAATCAGGTGTAGAACCACAAACAGAAACAGTTTGGCGCCAAGCTACAACTTACGGTGTACCTAGAATTGTTTTTGTAAACAAAATGGATAAAATCGGAGCAGATTTCCTATACTCTGTTAAGACTTTAGGAGATCGTTTAGGTGCTAATGCACATCCGGTACAACTTCCAATCGGAGCAGAAGATGATTTCGAAGGAATCATTGACTTGATTACAATGGAAGCATTCTACTACTTGGATGACCTTGGTACCCGTGCTGAAGCTCGTCCGATTCCAGATGACATGAAAGCTCAAGCGGAAGAATACCGCACAAAACTAATTGAAGCTGTAGCTGAATTAGATGAAGAGCTAATGATGAGATACTTAGAAGGTGAAGAATTCTCTAACGATGAGCTTAAAGCTGCTGTCCGTAAAGCAACTCTAAGTGTTGAATTCTATCCAGTATTCTGTGGATCTGCTTTCAAAAACAAAGGGGTTCAGCTTTTAATTGATGGAGTAGTAGACTACCTACCAGCTCCAACAGATGTACCTCCAATTGAAGGTATCGTTCCACAAACGGAAGAAAAAGTTGTTCGTAAAGCGAGCGACGACGAGCCGTTCTCTGCACTTGCATTTAAAGTTGCAACAGATCCGTTCGTAGGTAAATTAACATTTTTCCGTGTGTATTCAGGAACACTACAATCTGGTTCTTACGTAAAAAATTCTACGAAAGACAAGCGTGAGCGTGTAGGTCGTATTCTACAAATGCACGCAAACTCTCGTGAAGAGATTGCAGAAGTTTACGCTGGGGACATCGCTGGTGCAGTAGGTCTAAAAGATACAGGTACTGGTGATACTCTATGTGATGAAAAGAATCTTGTAATTCTTGAATCTATGGAATTCCCTGAACCAGTTATCTCGGTTGCAATCGAACCTAAGTCAAAAGCTGACCAAGATAAAATGGCGGTTGCGCTTGGTAAACTTGCAGAAGAGGATCCAACATTCAAAACAGAAACAAACCCGGAAACTGGTCAAACGATTATTTCTGGTATGGGTGAGCTTCACCTTGATATTATCGTAGACCGTATGAAGCGTGAATTTAAAGTGGAAGCAAACGTAGGTGCTCCTCAAGTATCCTATCGTGAAACATTCCGCGCTTCCGCTGATGTGGAAGGTAAATTTGTTCGTCAATCTGGTGGTCGTGGTCAATATGGTCACGTTTGGATCAAATTTGAGCCAAATGAAGAAGGCGCTGGATTTGAATTTGAAAACAAGACCGTTGGTGGATCTGTTCCGCGTGAATATATCGGCTCAGTAGAAGCTGGTGTTAAAGAAGCGATGGAAAACGGTGTTTTAGCTGGTTATCCACTAGTTGACATTAAAGCGACTTTATTTGATGGAAGCTACCACGATGTCGACTCCAACGAAACAGCGTTTAAAGTTGCTGCTTCAATGGCACTTAAAGCTGCGAAAAATAAATGTAACCCAGTTCTACTTGAACCTATGATGAAAGTAGAAGTTGTTATCCCGGAAGAATACATGGGAGACATCATGGGTGATGTAACTTCTCGTCGTGGACGTGTAGAAGGTATGGAAGCTCGTGGAGCTGCTCAAGTTGTAAAAGCATTCGTTCCACTTGCTGAAATGTTTGGTTATGCAACTGCACTTCGTTCTAATACACAAGGTCGTGGAACATACACCATGCACTTTGATCACTACGAAGAAGTACCTAAGAGCATTGGAGAAGAAATCATCAAGAAAAATGCTGGTGAATAA
- a CDS encoding ribosomal L7Ae/L30e/S12e/Gadd45 family protein, giving the protein MSYDKVAQVKTGLIIGTKQTLKAMKNGEVSEVVIADDADQHVE; this is encoded by the coding sequence ATGTCTTATGATAAAGTGGCACAGGTGAAAACTGGTTTGATAATAGGAACCAAGCAAACTTTGAAAGCCATGAAAAATGGTGAAGTTAGTGAGGTTGTTATAGCTGATGATGCTGATCAGCATGTGGAATAG
- the rpsC gene encoding 30S ribosomal protein S3, with translation MGQKVNPIGLRVGVIRDWESKWYAGKDYADLLHEDIKIREYIELRLKDAAVSSIEIERAANRVNISIATAKPGMVIGKGGSEVEALRKSLNALTGKRVHINIVEVKKADIDAKLVAENIARQLENRVSFRRAQKQTIQRAMRAGAKGIKTQVSGRLGGADIARAEHYSEGTVPLHTLRADIDYGTAEADTTYGKLGVKVWIYRGEVLPTKNNK, from the coding sequence GTGGGTCAAAAAGTTAATCCGATAGGACTTCGTGTCGGCGTTATCCGTGATTGGGAATCCAAATGGTACGCTGGTAAAGATTATGCTGATCTATTACATGAAGATATTAAGATTCGTGAATATATTGAACTACGTTTAAAAGATGCAGCGGTATCTAGCATTGAAATCGAACGTGCAGCAAACCGCGTAAACATCTCTATCGCAACTGCTAAACCAGGAATGGTAATTGGTAAAGGTGGTTCCGAAGTAGAAGCTTTACGTAAGTCTCTTAATGCCCTTACTGGTAAAAGAGTTCACATCAACATCGTTGAAGTGAAAAAAGCTGATATCGATGCGAAACTAGTTGCTGAAAATATCGCTCGTCAACTTGAAAACCGTGTTTCATTCCGTCGTGCGCAAAAACAAACGATTCAACGTGCAATGCGTGCAGGAGCTAAAGGGATCAAAACTCAAGTATCAGGCCGTCTAGGTGGAGCTGATATCGCTCGTGCGGAACACTATAGTGAAGGAACTGTACCACTACACACACTACGTGCGGATATCGATTACGGTACTGCAGAAGCAGATACTACGTACGGTAAATTAGGTGTTAAAGTGTGGATCTATCGTGGAGAAGTCCTTCCAACTAAAAACAACAAATAA
- the rpsG gene encoding 30S ribosomal protein S7, with protein sequence MPRKGPVPKRDVLPDPIHNSKLVTRLINQIMVDGQRGKAQKILYKAFELVEERSGQNAMEVFEQAMKNVMPVLEVRARRVGGSNYQVPVEVRPERRQALGLRYIVNYSRLRGEKTMEERLANEILDASNNTGASVKKREDMHKMAEANKAFAHYRW encoded by the coding sequence ATGCCACGTAAAGGACCAGTACCAAAGCGTGATGTCTTGCCAGATCCGATTCATAACTCTAAGCTAGTAACTCGTCTAATCAACCAAATTATGGTGGATGGACAACGCGGAAAAGCTCAAAAAATTCTTTATAAAGCTTTCGAACTAGTGGAGGAGCGTAGCGGTCAAAACGCTATGGAAGTATTTGAGCAAGCAATGAAAAATGTTATGCCAGTACTTGAAGTACGTGCTCGTCGTGTTGGTGGATCTAACTACCAAGTGCCGGTTGAAGTTCGTCCGGAACGTCGTCAAGCACTAGGTCTACGTTACATTGTAAACTACTCTCGTCTACGCGGAGAAAAAACAATGGAAGAGCGTCTAGCTAACGAAATCTTGGATGCATCTAACAACACAGGTGCTTCTGTTAAGAAACGCGAAGATATGCACAAAATGGCGGAAGCAAACAAAGCGTTTGCTCACTACCGTTGGTAA
- the rplV gene encoding 50S ribosomal protein L22 — translation MQAKAVAKSVRIAPRKVRLVIDLIRGKNVGEAVSILRHTQRGASPVVEKVLRSAIANAEHNYEMNPDNLVISEAFVNEGATLKRFRPRAMGRASQINKRTSHITVVVSEKKEG, via the coding sequence ATGCAAGCTAAAGCTGTTGCAAAATCTGTTCGTATCGCTCCTCGTAAAGTTCGTTTAGTAATAGATTTAATTCGAGGAAAAAATGTAGGAGAAGCTGTTTCAATTCTACGCCACACACAACGTGGAGCTTCACCTGTAGTAGAAAAAGTACTTCGTTCGGCTATCGCTAACGCAGAGCACAATTACGAAATGAACCCAGATAACCTTGTTATCTCTGAAGCATTCGTAAACGAAGGAGCAACTTTGAAACGTTTCCGTCCACGTGCGATGGGTCGTGCTAGTCAAATCAATAAAAGAACGAGCCACATTACAGTGGTTGTATCAGAAAAGAAGGAGGGATAA
- the rpmC gene encoding 50S ribosomal protein L29, with product MKANEIRELTTAEIEQKVKSLKEELFNLRFQLATGQLENTARLREVRKSIARMKTVVRERELSVNN from the coding sequence ATGAAGGCTAATGAAATAAGAGAACTAACCACTGCCGAAATTGAACAAAAAGTTAAATCTTTAAAAGAAGAGCTTTTCAACTTGCGTTTCCAGTTAGCGACAGGACAACTTGAAAACACTGCACGTCTTCGTGAAGTTCGCAAATCTATCGCGCGTATGAAAACTGTTGTTCGTGAAAGAGAGCTAAGCGTAAATAACTAG
- the rplX gene encoding 50S ribosomal protein L24 — MHVKKGDKVQVISGKDKGKTGTILEAYPKKDRVLVEGVNVVKKHTKPSQDNPQGGILNQEAPIHVSNVMPIDSKSGEPTRVGYEVRDGKKVRIAKKSGQPLDK, encoded by the coding sequence ATGCATGTTAAAAAAGGTGATAAAGTTCAGGTGATCTCTGGTAAGGATAAAGGCAAAACAGGAACTATCCTTGAAGCCTACCCGAAAAAAGATCGTGTGTTGGTAGAAGGTGTGAACGTCGTAAAAAAACACACTAAGCCTTCTCAAGACAACCCACAAGGCGGGATTCTTAACCAAGAAGCACCGATTCATGTTTCTAACGTAATGCCAATTGATTCGAAATCTGGCGAACCAACACGAGTTGGATATGAAGTACGCGACGGAAAGAAAGTTCGTATCGCTAAAAAATCAGGTCAACCATTAGATAAATAA
- the rpsJ gene encoding 30S ribosomal protein S10 — MAKEKIRIRLKAYDHRILDQSAEKIVDTAKRSGASVSGPIPLPTEKSVYTILRAVHKYKDSREQFEMRTHKRLIDIVSPTPQTVDALMRLDLPSGVDIEIKL; from the coding sequence ATGGCAAAAGAAAAAATAAGAATCAGATTAAAAGCGTACGATCACCGTATTCTAGATCAATCCGCTGAGAAAATCGTAGACACAGCGAAACGTTCAGGCGCAAGTGTTTCTGGGCCGATTCCGCTACCTACAGAAAAATCTGTGTACACAATCTTGCGTGCGGTGCACAAGTACAAAGATTCTCGTGAGCAATTCGAGATGCGCACACACAAGCGTCTTATTGACATTGTTAGTCCGACACCACAAACAGTTGATGCGCTAATGCGTTTAGACTTACCATCTGGTGTGGACATTGAAATCAAACTATAA
- the rplW gene encoding 50S ribosomal protein L23, with protein sequence MKDPRDIIKRPVITENSADLMADKKYTFEVSTKANKTEIKDAIESIFGVKVVNVNTMNLKGKFKRMGRYGGFRPDRKKAIVTLSADSKELDFFEGV encoded by the coding sequence ATGAAAGATCCACGTGATATTATTAAGCGCCCAGTTATTACTGAGAATTCTGCAGATTTAATGGCTGATAAAAAATATACCTTTGAAGTGAGTACCAAAGCGAACAAAACTGAAATCAAAGATGCGATTGAAAGCATTTTTGGTGTGAAAGTTGTGAACGTAAATACAATGAACCTTAAAGGTAAATTCAAGCGTATGGGACGTTACGGAGGATTCCGCCCAGATCGCAAGAAAGCAATTGTTACACTATCTGCTGATAGTAAAGAGCTAGACTTCTTTGAAGGTGTTTAA